CCGGGCACAGACGCGATGACTGGCGCCGTTGCGCCGGACGCATCCGCCGCCGCATTCGCACCAGAGGCGACCTCCGGTGCAGCCGTCGCACCGGTCGGTACCGGGGCTTTGCCGGTTCGACCTCCGGTGGGCGCTGCTCCCGCAAGCATGACGCCCCCCGGGTCCATCGCGGCGGCGACCAGCAGGCAGATGGCTGAGACCTTCGTGTAACGCGACCAAGACGCTCGAAGCTGCATGTGTGATGCCTCGTCTGTTCTTGCGCTGCATGTTCGCCACATCCGCACGAACGACGCCCCATTGACCCGACGTCACATCACGTCGTCGGCCATTCGAAGATTTGCCAAGGCCCGGCGGGACAGCGCAGTTCGTGTGTCTGGAAATGGCACGTTGCGCCATGCTAGCTTGCCTCGGTGCGAGTGAGCAAGCGGACCTTAGCCCCCGAGTGTCGTGCGGCAGGTACATCGGTCGACCGGTCGGCACGGGAATTGCCCAGTGTGCGACGCACCGTATAGAATGCCCGGCATGAGCCAGACCGAACCCTCCTTCTCCGCTGCCGGTCCGTCCGACGCGCGCATGGTCGATCATGCGGTTGGGTCGGATGCCGACGCTTTGACTGAGCATCCGGCGGAACACGCGTCCGAGCAGACCGCGGACGCGATGATCGAGCGTCGCTATCCATCGGATATCGACCGCCTGCGCGAAGTCGTGGGCACCGACGTGCTGCCCCATTACCGTGACGAGCAGGCGATTGCTGCGAGCGAACAGGCGAGCGAGCGCTGGCCGCATCTGGTGGCCGTCGCAGACGCCCGCGCAAGCGCAGCGTCGGTCTCGCCACTCTCTCAATCTTCCAAACATTCGGCCGGGACGCGCTGACCCGGCATGCGAGACGCTTCCATCGTCGCCGCGTTCGATTTCGACGGGACGCTCTCCACCACCGACAGCCTGCGCGTGTTCGTGCGCCGCACCGTCGGCACACCGCGCTTTGTGGCGGGCGCGTTGCTCGCCTCTCCCTGGCTGATCGGGGCGGCGCTTAAGCTCGTCAACCGGGGCACGGCCAAAGCGGCTTTCCTGCGTGCGGTCTTCGCAGGCCGCTCCCGCGCGCAACTCGAAGCGGACGCGCGCGACTTCATCGTCCATCAGCTACCCGGCCTGCTTCGTCCCGAGATGCTCGCACGCGTTCGCCAGCACCGCGCGCTGGGCCACCGCATCGTGCTGGTGAGCGCGTCGCCGGGCTTGTACCTGCGGCCCTGGGCGGCAAGCGTCGGTTTCGAGGCCGTGCTCAGTACCGAACTGGCCTTCGACGCGCAGGACCGCTTCATCGGGACCTTCGCCCAACCAAACTGCTGGGGTCCCGAAAAGGTGAGACGCCTCGAGGCATGGTGGGACGATGCGCTGCCGCGTGTGCTCTTCGCTTATGGCGACAGCCGTGGCGACAAGGAAATGGCCGAGCGTGCCGACCATGCGTGGATCCGGGGTCAGGGCAAGCTGATGCCGCTGACGGACGCCGACGCGCCGACGCGCGCCTCGTGAGTCCGGGAGCGCTTCCCTCGCGATGACGCGCACACCCCCGACATCGCCAACGCCCGACTTGCCCCCGCCGGGACGACGCGTCGCATGGATGTCGCGTCTGGCACGTCTGGAGCCGGTGGCGTTCTCGCGCTGGGACGCCGTGCACGCCGCCCTGTCGGTCGCCGTGCCCACGGCCATCGGCGCATCCATCGGCTACGGTGCAGACGCCTCGCTCATCGCCCTCGGCGCACTGCCCGCCATCACGGGTGACCGCACCGGCCCCTATCGCTCGCGCGCCCGCTCCATCCTGATCACTATCGTGACCGGCGTGCTCGGCTTTCACGCCGGGATGCTGATCCACACCGTGGGCGAGACCCATCCGTGGCTGGCCCACGTGCTGCTGCAAATCGCCATCCTGTTCTTCAGCTTCATCGGCACGTTTGGCAACGTGGCGTCCGCAGCGACGTTACAGGGCGCGGTCTACCTGATCGTCGGCTGGGGCCTCGCGCTGCCCCCGCCCGAATGGCGCGCGCCGTTACTGCTCGCCGCCGGTGGCATCTTCAGCATGCTGCTCATGGCCGTGCATTGGCTACGGCACCCCGGCGCGGCCGAGCGCGACGCCGTCGCCGCGATCTACCAGCAATTGGCGAACGTGCTGGATGCGAGTGGTACACCGCGCGTAAGGCTGGCCCGGCGCTCGCTCGAAAACGCCATTGCTGCCGCCTACGACACGTTGCTCACGGCTCGGGCGAGCACATCGAGCGGCTGGGAAGTACTGGAGCGCCGCGCCGCGCAGATCCTTGCCGCCGAGCCGATCACGTCGGCGGTCATCGGACTCGTGCAGAGCGGCCAGCCGGTGCCCGCACCACTGGGCAAGGCGCTCTACGGTTTGGCACGCAACATTGCGCGCGACCGCCCCGTGGCGATCGACACCGCCGTCACGGCGGCCAAGGAAAACGACGCACCGACGCTGGCCGCCGCCTTGCGTCGCGCCGAGCCGCTCCTGACCGGTGTGGTGCATGCGTCCGAAGCCCCCCTTGTGGCGCTGGCCCGTCATCAGGCCCGCGCCGCCGTGCACCCGCGCTGGATGCCGAAGTGGCCGTGGCCGGACGTCTGGCGTTACCTCGTGCGCATTGGCCTGTGCGTACTCGTCGCGCAGATCTTCATCGCCGTCGCGGCGCTCCCGCGCTCGTACTGGGTGCCGCTGATCGTCGTGGTGATCTTCAAGCCGAACTACGGCTCCGTGTTCGCGCGCGCGTTGCAAAGCGGCGTGGGCAGTATCGTCGGCGTGGCGGTCTCGGCCGCCGTCGTCGCCATCGACCGCAACGGCTGGTTCAATCTCCTCACGCTGATACCGCTGGCGGCCTGCCTGCCGTGGGCGTTGCGGCGTAACTACGGACTGTTCAGCGCGTTACTGCTCCCGATCCTGATGCTGGTGATGGGGGCCTTGCAGCCGGGCAGTCAGGACATTGCGCTGGCACGCTTCATCGATGCCGTTGCCGCCTGCGCCATCGTGCTGCTCGTGGGCTATCTGCCGTGGGCGAAGTGGGAGCGCCGTCAATTGGACGAGCGGGTGGCGAATGCACTCGACGCGCTCGGCCGTTACGCAGCACTGGCGGACACGCATGACGCGGACGCTGCGTTCGCGGCGCGACGCGCGGCTTACAAGGCATTGGACGACACACGCGTCGCCTTGCAGCGGGCGCTGTCCGAGCCGCCGCTGGTGAGCCGACGCGCCGCGCGCTGGTGGCCTGCGCTCGTGTCGCTGGAGCGGGTCGCAAATGCGATCACCGACACCGTCCCGCAGGGGGACGATCACGACGCACCGGTGCATCCCGGCGCGGCAATTCTCACGCACATCGCCGCCGCGT
The Pandoraea oxalativorans genome window above contains:
- a CDS encoding FUSC family protein, which produces MTRTPPTSPTPDLPPPGRRVAWMSRLARLEPVAFSRWDAVHAALSVAVPTAIGASIGYGADASLIALGALPAITGDRTGPYRSRARSILITIVTGVLGFHAGMLIHTVGETHPWLAHVLLQIAILFFSFIGTFGNVASAATLQGAVYLIVGWGLALPPPEWRAPLLLAAGGIFSMLLMAVHWLRHPGAAERDAVAAIYQQLANVLDASGTPRVRLARRSLENAIAAAYDTLLTARASTSSGWEVLERRAAQILAAEPITSAVIGLVQSGQPVPAPLGKALYGLARNIARDRPVAIDTAVTAAKENDAPTLAAALRRAEPLLTGVVHASEAPLVALARHQARAAVHPRWMPKWPWPDVWRYLVRIGLCVLVAQIFIAVAALPRSYWVPLIVVVIFKPNYGSVFARALQSGVGSIVGVAVSAAVVAIDRNGWFNLLTLIPLAACLPWALRRNYGLFSALLLPILMLVMGALQPGSQDIALARFIDAVAACAIVLLVGYLPWAKWERRQLDERVANALDALGRYAALADTHDADAAFAARRAAYKALDDTRVALQRALSEPPLVSRRAARWWPALVSLERVANAITDTVPQGDDHDAPVHPGAAILTHIAAALRHGGPLPALPDGPIDGVDPILDRALREAIGMLFGAPSASD
- a CDS encoding HAD-IB family hydrolase, which gives rise to MRDASIVAAFDFDGTLSTTDSLRVFVRRTVGTPRFVAGALLASPWLIGAALKLVNRGTAKAAFLRAVFAGRSRAQLEADARDFIVHQLPGLLRPEMLARVRQHRALGHRIVLVSASPGLYLRPWAASVGFEAVLSTELAFDAQDRFIGTFAQPNCWGPEKVRRLEAWWDDALPRVLFAYGDSRGDKEMAERADHAWIRGQGKLMPLTDADAPTRAS